Below is a genomic region from Miscanthus floridulus cultivar M001 chromosome 1, ASM1932011v1, whole genome shotgun sequence.
CTTGCAATCAAACGAGATCGTAAAATACTTTAGAAATTACAAGTCCCTTTAACAGATCCCACCTCACAAACTCCCTAGATCTCACAAATGACAAATCAATAATGGTTCAACTTCAACACATTGACTGCTGCTTTCCTGCAGAGCGAGCAGAGAGAAAGTAGAGAGGAACTTGAGTATTCAGACCGAGGAGAGAAAGCAGAGAATGATTGGGCAGCGTCCCTAGGGCAGAGACCGAAGTGCATGCAGTCACTGCCGATCGGTGGCGCATGTCCTCTTCTGCTCTTCGTGGCATGCATGGTGATGGCGACTAGCGGCCTAGGGGGTGAGGCTGGATGCGGAATGGACGAGGTGAGCCCGCGCAAGCTGGGCATGGCGTCTTGGGCAGTACCGCAGGAGGCGCTGCAGCACCGCGGCACTAGGCACAACGGTCGCATGAGTTGCTCCCAGCAACTGGCGGCGACTAGTGGTGAGGATTCGTGTCCGCGCCTGGCGTGGATGCATGAATACAGCGGCTGTGGGAGGGGTGGGCGAGTGGGGACACTGGGAACTAGGGTTAGGAATTTGGTTATATACTCCATGTGTTTGATGGGCTTGGGCCGATTTGGGCTAAACTTTACAGCTCGCATACGGAGTATACTCCTTAACAGGGGGAGCATGCGGGGATCGGGTACGAAGGATGGAGAACCATCTCCAGTATCTGCCAGATCCGACGGGGATAGACTTCCTCCCgttttcttccccatgggggaTTGAGAATCGGGAtcggtccccgttgccatctttacactTGTCTCTATCACTACCCGTGGAAAATTCAACGCTCCAACTCTCCGCCGTCCATCCTCCCGCGGCGGCCTAAATCCAACGCCTGCAGCTCGCGCCAACTCATCGATCCGCGCCCCACCCATCTCCACCAATCTCCTTCTATCGTGTTCCTCTACAAAAGCTCCCCTCCCCTCAATCCCCCATTCCACGCCAAGAAAAGCCTCCTCCCTCCCGTGTCTCGAACCAACCGCATCGCCCCCCGTCTCCCTAGTCCCTGACACCCCCGACCCGATGGCGCCCAAGGCCGAGAAGAAGCCAGCGGAGAAGAAGCCGGCGGCCGAGGAGAAGGCGGAGAAGGCGCCCGCGGGGAAGAAGCCCAAGGCCGAGAAGCGCCTGCCCGCCTCCAAGTCCTCCGGCAAGGAGGGCGgcgagaagaaggggaagaagaaggccaagAAGAGCGTGGAGACCTACAAAATCTACATCTTCAAGGTGCTGAAGCAGGTGCACCCCGACATCGGCATCTCCTCCAAGGCCATGTCCATCATGAACTCCTTCATCAACGACATCTTCGAGAAGCTCGCCGGCGAGGCCGCCAAGCTCGCTCGCTACAACAAGAAGCCCACCATCACCTCCCGCGAGATCCAGACCTCCGTGCGCCTCGTCCTCCCCGGGGAGCTCGCCAAGCACGCCGTCTCCGAGGGAACCAAGGCCGTCACCAAGTTCACCAGCAACTGAGCAAGCTACAGCATCCACGGATTTGTTATGTCTCCCTTCCTAGGAGGGTTCCTTCGCTGTGTCCTCTCCCCCTCACCTCCCCCTATGTATTTGTTATGAAATCGTTGATGTTCTCATCGGGAACAAAGACCAATAGTAAGCTCCCCTGCTTTATAAATCGTGCCGGATTGTAATGCATCTCTTAGTTTGGATGCCCCCGTTGTGGAATATAGTTGTATCGGTGCCTCCCCAGCTTGCTAATTTTCTTCTGCTCTGGTAATTTGGGGATCTAAGATTTTGACCGGAGAGTGAAGAACTGGAGATCATCACGAATTACCGATGAAGATGTGAGGTCATGAGGTCGAAGGGTCTCAGGTTCTTCTTCACGGAGATGTTTGTGAGCATTAACTATGTATTGTAGCCATATGGTTCACCATGTGATGAAATGATGATTCGATTTGTGCCAGAACTTTGAATGTGATATTCATATCATCTTTGCTTGTGAGGATTTGGATTTCAGGGTTTGCAAGTAGTATCATGGTGCTATCAGAATAGATTACTTTTGATGGTCacatagcgacaatgatgatttCTAGGTTAGTTGTAAGTTTCTCCATTTGTATTAGCCTGATTGCTTCCTAGTTCCTCCATAAGTAGTTGGCCATAACAAATGCTGAAGAATTTGGTGTATTCGTGCATCTAGTGTTGAAGCAGCATTCTGAGTAGCTCCGGCACTTCAGTGCCTTCATCTTTGGTGGAATGTGTGGTAGGCTGTCATCTTCACCTCCTGAAGTACGGCTGTTAATCGTGTTCTGGAGATGATTCCCAGTTTCCCATTGGTTAATATGGACCTCAATAAATTGAAAGC
It encodes:
- the LOC136501368 gene encoding histone H2B.1-like, with product MAPKAEKKPAEKKPAAEEKAEKAPAGKKPKAEKRLPASKSSGKEGGEKKGKKKAKKSVETYKIYIFKVLKQVHPDIGISSKAMSIMNSFINDIFEKLAGEAAKLARYNKKPTITSREIQTSVRLVLPGELAKHAVSEGTKAVTKFTSN